A section of the Drosophila sechellia strain sech25 chromosome 3L, ASM438219v1, whole genome shotgun sequence genome encodes:
- the LOC116801011 gene encoding histidine-rich glycoprotein, whose protein sequence is MSPPHHENRLFGIHLGLNLGGGGHHHHHHHPPPPVHHHHHHGPPMHHHGPPPHHHHHYGPPPPPPHYDHHHHHHGSHFDHHHGPHHGHHHHHC, encoded by the coding sequence ATGTCGCCGCCACATCACGAAAATCGCCTGTTCGGAATCCACCTTGGCCTGAATTTGGGTGGAGGTGGAcatcatcaccaccaccatcacccaCCGCCTCCGGtgcaccaccatcaccaccacggGCCGCCAATGCACCACCACGGACCCCCgccgcaccaccaccaccactatGGAcctccgccaccgccgccccACTacgatcatcatcatcaccaccacGGCAGCCACTTTGACCATCATCATGGTCCTCACCATggacatcatcatcaccacTGCTAG